Proteins encoded by one window of Xenopus tropicalis strain Nigerian chromosome 6, UCB_Xtro_10.0, whole genome shotgun sequence:
- the hrh4.b2 gene encoding histamine H3 receptor — MQIYRLGNDSGINLTLDTAGSTTQFSDAVNILIIALISLLILLTVGGNTLVILAFFVEKRLRNQSNFFLLNLSIADFILGTFAIPLYVPYLLTGKWLLGKFLCKLWLIVDYTMCTASAFNVALISWDRFLSVTQAVLYRSQQNRPCRTVIKMAAVWILSFLLYGPAIIFWDFVPSTEEIPENICVAGFYYTWYYLLTASAFDFVLPLISISFFNLSIYCNIKKRSRRKMQNSISLPPQKSRKEAKLCTIATNITLQSPQIDIQKKSFRRRINISCNQCFGIKSSSHNNKRSDRENNQVSDLSRDKKVAKSLSVLVCIFAICWAPYSFLMSIRAACHGYCIHIYWYDITFWLLWTNSAINPIIYPLCHKGFQKAFLNIVKYVCMKKTNDSA, encoded by the exons atgcaaatatacagactGGGTAATGACAGTGGGATCAATCTGACTCTTGATACTGCAGGTTCAACAACTCAGTTTTCAGATGCCGTTAACATCTTGATCATTGCGCTTATATCTTTACTTATTTTACTCACTGTGGGAGGCAACACGCTTGTTATATTGGCTTTCTTTGTGGAAAAGAGACTCAGAAACCAGAGCAATTTCTTTCTCCTAAATTTGTCCATAGCTGATTTTATTCTAG GCACATTTGCCATTCCTTTGTATGTACCATACTTGCTGACAGGAAAGTGGCTGCTTGGGAAATTCCTCTGCAAACTGTGGCTGATTGTTGATTACACCATGTGCACAGCGTCAGCATTTAATGTTGCCCTTATCAGCTGGGATCGATTTCTCTCTGTCACTCAGGCT GTATTATACCGATCACAACAGAACAGGCCCTGTCGGACAGTTATAAAGATGGCTGCAGTCTGGATACTGTCATTTCTTCTCTATGGACCAGCAATAATTTTTTGGGATTTTGTTCCCAGTACAGAGGAAATTCCAGAAAACATTTGTGTAGCTGGATTTTATTACACATGGTATTATCTTCTTACAGCATCAGCATTCGATTTTGTTCTTCCACTAATAAGCATTTCCTTTTTCAATCTGAGCATTTATTGTAACATTAAAAAACGCAGTCGAAGGAAAATGCAAAACTCAATTTCACTTCCTCCACAGAAGAGTAGAAAAGAGGCAAAACTGTGCACGATAGCCACAAATATTACTCTTCAGTCCCCTCAGATAGACATCCAAAAGAAATCATTCAGGAGGAGAATTAATATTTCCTGTAATCAATGCTTTGGTATCAAATCATCTTCCCATAATAATAAGAGATCTGATAGGGAAAACAATCAAGTCTCTGATCTTTCCAGGgacaaaaaagtagcaaaatctCTTTCAGTTTTGGTGTGTATTTTTGCCATTTGTTGGGCTCCTTACTCTTTCCTAATGAGTATACGTGCTGCCTGCCATGGTTACTGCATTCACATTTACTGGTATGATATAACATTCTGGTTGCTGTGGACTAATTCTGCAATAAACCCTATTATCTATCCTTTATGCCACAAAGGTTTTCAAAAGGCATTCCTCAATATTGTTAAATACGTATGCATGAAGAAAACAAATGACTCTGCATAA